One window from the genome of Bacteroidota bacterium encodes:
- a CDS encoding ferrous iron transporter B, giving the protein MRTEATGIKVSPKDLLQTPNLSEPLVERKRVVLVGNPNVGKSLVFNYLSGVYVDVSNFPGTTVSVSTGTWKNYEILDTPGIYGVSSFNDEERVARDVIIEADIVLNVVNSLHLERDLFLTKQLIEMGKKVTIVLNFSDEVKRKKIKIDAARLSALFGVEVIESSAVSKSGFDRLPEAIEKARTGNVSGEITGRLNQHIVNNHGRGVALLVAEGDEEVSAKYGFECGSADDREAIYIERRKSVNEIIADVEYEDTSKGRFFNILGSLSLNPVTGIPILAVVLVVLYFLVGDLVAQRLVGFTEDTIGKRYFEFYTKSFVGEFTPVDIKVTTLDQDGNATGTKEFNFKEGIKYEPELKKSFEDAAANKDTQVDFHFSNPIVKLFFGEFGVFSMTITYLLFLLLPLVIAFYFVMAILEDSGYLPRLATMMDRSLSRIGLNGRAVIPILLGFGCVTMATITTRILGSEREKTIATAILQFVIPCSAQLAVIAVLAGTAGPQAMMVYATVIVAMMITVSTVLHKMLPGQSTPLLIDLPMMRVPRIDNILKKTWYRSTGFMKEAALWFFIGALGVGILEITGLLAVFTKFLEPLTVNWLKLPSEASVAFVMGTVRRDFGAAGLFDLSLTPMQVAVSLVVITLFVPCIASFMVMLKERGWKEGFTIWISAWVIAFFVGGLTAMVVI; this is encoded by the coding sequence ATGAGAACAGAAGCCACGGGCATAAAAGTAAGCCCGAAAGATTTATTACAGACTCCAAATTTAAGCGAACCACTTGTAGAGAGAAAAAGGGTTGTCCTCGTTGGTAATCCCAATGTGGGCAAATCGCTTGTCTTCAATTATCTGAGTGGAGTTTATGTTGATGTATCGAATTTTCCCGGTACCACCGTATCAGTAAGTACGGGAACATGGAAAAATTATGAAATTCTTGATACCCCGGGAATATATGGTGTTTCATCATTTAACGATGAGGAGAGGGTTGCCCGGGATGTGATCATCGAAGCGGATATAGTGCTGAATGTTGTAAATTCACTCCATCTTGAAAGGGACCTCTTTCTTACAAAGCAACTGATTGAAATGGGAAAGAAGGTTACGATCGTTCTTAATTTCAGCGATGAAGTTAAAAGAAAAAAAATAAAAATAGATGCCGCCCGGCTGTCGGCACTTTTCGGTGTTGAGGTGATAGAGAGTTCTGCCGTCAGCAAGTCGGGTTTTGACCGTCTGCCTGAGGCAATTGAGAAAGCAAGAACGGGAAATGTCAGCGGTGAAATTACCGGAAGATTGAACCAGCACATCGTGAATAATCACGGCAGGGGAGTCGCTCTTCTCGTAGCTGAAGGTGATGAGGAAGTATCCGCCAAGTACGGCTTTGAATGTGGAAGTGCTGACGACCGTGAAGCCATTTATATTGAAAGAAGAAAAAGTGTAAATGAAATAATTGCCGATGTCGAGTATGAAGACACTTCAAAAGGGCGTTTTTTCAATATACTGGGAAGCCTTTCACTAAATCCCGTAACAGGAATACCGATTCTGGCGGTTGTACTGGTGGTTCTCTATTTTCTGGTTGGCGATTTGGTTGCACAGCGACTTGTAGGATTCACAGAGGACACGATAGGGAAGAGGTATTTTGAATTTTACACAAAGAGTTTTGTCGGTGAATTTACACCCGTTGATATTAAAGTAACCACCCTCGATCAGGATGGAAATGCAACAGGCACCAAAGAGTTTAATTTCAAAGAAGGAATCAAGTACGAACCGGAGCTGAAAAAATCATTTGAGGATGCTGCCGCAAACAAAGACACTCAGGTCGATTTTCATTTCAGCAATCCCATCGTAAAACTCTTCTTTGGTGAGTTTGGCGTTTTCAGCATGACAATTACCTATCTGCTGTTTCTTCTTTTACCCCTGGTGATAGCTTTTTATTTTGTCATGGCTATTCTCGAGGATTCAGGTTATTTGCCACGGCTTGCCACGATGATGGACCGGTCGCTCTCCAGAATCGGATTGAATGGAAGAGCGGTTATCCCGATTCTTCTCGGATTCGGATGCGTAACCATGGCAACCATTACCACCAGAATACTCGGAAGTGAACGGGAAAAAACCATCGCCACTGCGATTCTTCAATTTGTTATTCCCTGTTCTGCCCAGCTCGCTGTTATTGCAGTACTTGCAGGAACCGCCGGTCCTCAGGCAATGATGGTGTATGCAACGGTAATTGTAGCAATGATGATAACAGTTTCAACAGTTTTGCACAAGATGCTGCCCGGACAAAGCACTCCCTTGTTGATTGATTTGCCGATGATGCGTGTACCGAGGATAGACAATATTTTGAAAAAAACATGGTACAGGTCGACCGGTTTCATGAAAGAGGCAGCCTTATGGTTTTTCATCGGAGCGCTTGGAGTTGGAATTTTAGAGATAACGGGATTACTTGCAGTATTCACCAAATTCCTTGAACCGTTAACGGTTAACTGGCTGAAACTTCCTTCCGAGGCGTCTGTTGCCTTTGTGATGGGTACAGTCAGAAGAGATTTTGGAGCTGCGGGTCTGTTCGATCTGTCGCTTACCCCGATGCAGGTTGCCGTGTCACTGGTGGTGATTACTCTTTTTGTCCCTTGTATAGCATCATTCATGGTGATGTTGAAAGAGAGGGGCTGGAAAGAAGGCTTTACAATTTGGATCAGTGCATGGGTGATAGCGTTTTTTGTCGGCGGACTGACAGCAATGGTTGTAATTTAA
- a CDS encoding AbgT family transporter has protein sequence MSTKPANAGIWDKFLNIIEKGGNLLPHPATLFLIFAILIVAASGVASWLGLEVQHPAKDEMIKPVNLLSVEGLHYILTSMVHNFTSFAPLGTVLVALLGIGVAEGSGLMGTALRLIVIKAPAKILTFVIVFCGVMSNAASEVGYVLLIPLAAIIFLAVGRHPVLGIAAAFAGVSGGYSANLLLGTIDPLLAGLSQEAAHIIEPNYSVNPAANYYFLAVSTFIIAAAGTWVTEKLVAPRLGKYTGDEKPEELKPLTSLEKKGLWSASAVVFILTLVIIAGLVPENGYLRDPKTNDILKSPFMSGIVAIIFIGGGLAGLAYGIAAKTIKSDSDAMRGMSKSMETLGSYLVLVFFAAQFVAYFNKTNLGLIIAVEGSTVLKSLNLGEIPLMISFVILTAILNLFMGSASAKWAIMAPVFIPMFMLLGYSPEFTQAAYRVGDSVSNVISPMMSYFALIIAMIQKYDKNAGLGTLISTMLPYTVVFFIIWSLLLVGWVALDLPLGPGSRLYYP, from the coding sequence ATGTCAACAAAACCGGCTAACGCGGGTATTTGGGATAAATTCCTGAATATCATTGAAAAGGGGGGAAATCTTCTTCCTCATCCTGCAACACTCTTTCTGATTTTTGCCATTCTTATCGTAGCCGCTTCCGGAGTGGCTTCCTGGCTTGGGCTTGAGGTTCAACATCCCGCAAAAGACGAGATGATTAAACCCGTCAACCTCCTTTCGGTTGAAGGTCTTCATTACATCCTTACTTCGATGGTTCATAATTTTACCTCTTTTGCGCCGCTCGGTACGGTGCTCGTAGCACTGCTTGGAATTGGAGTTGCAGAAGGGAGCGGATTGATGGGCACCGCATTGAGACTGATTGTCATAAAAGCACCCGCAAAAATCCTCACTTTTGTAATCGTTTTTTGCGGTGTGATGTCAAATGCTGCGAGTGAAGTGGGATATGTTCTTCTGATTCCCCTAGCAGCTATTATTTTTCTCGCTGTGGGAAGACACCCTGTTCTCGGAATCGCAGCCGCTTTTGCGGGAGTTTCCGGAGGCTACAGCGCCAATCTCCTTCTTGGCACAATCGATCCCCTGCTCGCCGGTCTCTCTCAGGAGGCAGCCCATATCATAGAACCCAACTACTCTGTAAACCCGGCAGCAAATTACTACTTCCTCGCAGTCTCGACATTCATTATTGCAGCAGCAGGAACCTGGGTGACAGAAAAACTTGTTGCCCCACGACTCGGGAAATATACAGGAGACGAAAAACCTGAAGAACTTAAACCTCTAACATCTCTCGAGAAAAAAGGTTTATGGTCGGCTTCTGCTGTAGTTTTTATTCTTACACTGGTGATCATCGCCGGGCTCGTTCCTGAAAACGGGTATCTTCGCGATCCAAAGACAAACGATATTCTAAAATCACCTTTTATGTCGGGAATTGTAGCAATCATTTTTATTGGAGGAGGACTCGCAGGTCTTGCATATGGAATCGCTGCAAAAACGATAAAGAGTGATTCCGATGCCATGAGAGGGATGAGTAAATCGATGGAAACACTCGGATCATACCTTGTGCTGGTCTTCTTTGCGGCTCAGTTTGTTGCATATTTCAATAAAACAAATCTTGGTTTGATAATTGCCGTTGAAGGCTCCACTGTACTGAAGTCACTTAATCTCGGTGAGATTCCCCTGATGATTTCATTCGTTATTCTGACTGCAATACTAAATCTCTTCATGGGCTCAGCTTCAGCAAAATGGGCAATAATGGCACCTGTTTTCATTCCAATGTTTATGCTGCTGGGTTATTCCCCGGAATTTACGCAGGCAGCTTACAGAGTGGGTGACAGCGTCTCGAATGTAATTTCACCCATGATGTCATATTTTGCCCTGATCATAGCAATGATTCAGAAATATGACAAGAATGCCGGATTGGGGACATTGATATCCACCATGTTACCTTATACCGTGGTATTCTTCATAATCTGGTCGTTGTTGCTCGTGGGATGGGTGGCCCTGGATTTACCCTTGGGTCCCGGCTCCCGATTGTATTATCCGTGA
- a CDS encoding esterase family protein — protein MRPAARILLFLFLLFAGTLYSQDSVNLAFFSPKAEYEQLDKRKDDKSTIINKLFIYTPKEYRKNNTKYPLVYLLHGWAGSSYDWKVNYDIQKLADLYKMIIVLPDGYYDSWYVNSSDRKELQYESAFWKRVVPFIESKYRVDEKNRFITGLSMGGHGAISFYLKKEGYFKAAGSMSGILDITKFSGNWGIKKRLGDYAKNKKVWEKNSAIHLLKSFKGKKDNLKIFITCGKKDFAFGVNSSFAKEAAARKIPHINLADSGDHNWEYWTSHVEKQFQFFSLVSQNKSMKDIKKILKL, from the coding sequence GTGAGACCCGCAGCCAGAATACTCTTATTCCTTTTCCTTTTATTTGCCGGGACTCTCTATTCTCAGGATTCCGTAAATCTTGCTTTTTTCTCTCCAAAGGCAGAGTATGAGCAGCTTGACAAGAGAAAAGATGACAAGTCGACGATTATCAACAAACTTTTCATCTATACTCCGAAGGAATACAGGAAGAACAATACCAAGTATCCACTCGTTTATCTTCTTCACGGCTGGGCGGGTTCGTCTTATGACTGGAAAGTAAATTATGACATTCAGAAACTTGCTGACTTGTATAAGATGATCATCGTACTTCCTGACGGCTACTATGATTCCTGGTATGTGAACAGCAGTGACAGAAAAGAACTGCAGTATGAGAGTGCATTTTGGAAAAGGGTTGTCCCTTTCATCGAGAGCAAGTACCGGGTCGATGAAAAAAACAGGTTTATTACCGGCTTGAGTATGGGTGGACATGGTGCCATATCGTTTTATCTTAAAAAGGAAGGCTATTTCAAGGCTGCCGGATCGATGAGCGGAATATTGGACATCACCAAATTTTCCGGGAACTGGGGAATTAAAAAGAGACTCGGCGACTATGCAAAAAACAAAAAGGTTTGGGAAAAGAATTCGGCGATCCACCTTCTGAAAAGTTTCAAAGGGAAGAAAGATAACCTGAAAATCTTCATTACCTGTGGTAAAAAGGATTTTGCTTTTGGAGTCAATTCCTCCTTTGCAAAAGAGGCAGCAGCCAGAAAGATTCCGCATATAAACCTGGCTGATTCCGGAGACCACAACTGGGAATACTGGACGAGCCATGTGGAAAAACAGTTCCAGTTTTTTAGTCTCGTCTCGCAGAACAAATCGATGAAAGATATAAAGAAGATACTGAAACTGTAA
- a CDS encoding septal ring lytic transglycosylase RlpA family protein, with translation MASLNSLQNNLLRGGVILASSLIITACASTVRIPDNRNKPDIEVNNPESNPASFDLKVVSTFTGKATYYADKFQNQKTASGEIYKKSKFTAAHKDLPFNTLVKVTNLKNGKSVVVKINDRGPFGRDREIDLSYIAAKSIDMLADGVVDVKVDILGNN, from the coding sequence ATGGCGTCTTTAAACTCACTACAAAATAATTTGTTAAGAGGCGGGGTTATTCTCGCCTCTTCCCTTATTATCACTGCCTGTGCCTCCACGGTACGAATACCCGACAACAGGAACAAACCCGACATCGAGGTAAACAATCCTGAAAGCAATCCCGCCTCCTTCGATTTGAAGGTCGTTTCAACATTTACAGGGAAAGCAACTTATTATGCCGATAAATTTCAGAACCAAAAGACTGCAAGTGGTGAGATTTACAAAAAAAGCAAGTTTACCGCTGCACACAAAGATCTTCCCTTCAATACCCTTGTGAAGGTTACAAATCTGAAAAACGGGAAAAGTGTCGTCGTAAAAATAAACGACAGAGGACCCTTCGGAAGGGACAGGGAAATCGACCTTTCATACATAGCTGCAAAATCGATTGACATGCTCGCCGATGGTGTGGTGGATGTGAAAGTGGATATCCTCGGAAACAACTGA
- a CDS encoding O-antigen ligase family protein — protein sequence MENSLILRSLTEIKNSDTGFLLALLLTAAVSAVMPAMAVPVLLGAVLFYALIKAGGREFNLVVVMLLLFLTSSTLDPSFRVAVIVWSLASLAWFAFDDPEKHERMKIPRGIILFAVFTLFFIVLSSLVSINPIKGLSAAFRQAVFFVFAFLIFMNIKSLKDVYLLQATVLLTGLINGFAILYSIFAGGISAHTLLEGPSRFGGLFTNININFSGVTLAVSFLIIVAYFFLKNNRNMQRRGFLLAILLPLSLALLISNSRAALLAAFAGGITFFLIVFPKYRFHFFGGVIVLVLAAFLIPPVNEFLSLMLRFERFLNVRDHLWAMSWESIKDHPLLGTGPDQFKDYFFKYMTASEGSYAEMMIKSLYKEAGDSGLSHNFFLFRQTELGLPGLLSAFWLPGMFILFAVRAMKGLRNTDRDGFILVAASLSVGVGLFARSVFESIGILTHGWLMVDLPFWVCFMVIVYFYRKTRQIQTEIPKSSP from the coding sequence TTGGAAAACTCTCTGATTCTCAGGTCACTTACAGAAATCAAGAACTCTGACACAGGATTCCTGCTTGCCTTGCTGCTTACGGCTGCAGTGTCAGCAGTTATGCCTGCAATGGCAGTCCCGGTTCTTCTCGGGGCGGTTCTCTTCTACGCCCTTATTAAAGCGGGAGGTCGAGAGTTTAATCTTGTAGTGGTCATGCTTCTCCTCTTTCTTACCAGCAGCACACTCGATCCTTCGTTCCGTGTGGCAGTAATCGTATGGTCACTCGCATCTCTTGCATGGTTTGCATTCGATGATCCGGAAAAGCATGAGCGGATGAAAATCCCCCGGGGGATAATCCTGTTTGCAGTTTTCACTCTCTTTTTTATTGTACTTTCCTCTCTTGTATCGATAAATCCAATAAAAGGACTGTCAGCGGCATTTCGTCAGGCAGTATTCTTTGTTTTTGCGTTTTTGATCTTCATGAATATAAAAAGCCTGAAAGATGTGTATCTCCTGCAGGCTACCGTCCTGCTCACAGGTTTGATCAACGGATTTGCAATACTCTATTCCATTTTTGCGGGGGGTATCTCGGCACATACATTGCTGGAGGGACCAAGCAGATTTGGCGGGCTCTTTACGAATATAAATATAAATTTTTCGGGTGTAACTCTCGCTGTCTCTTTCCTGATTATCGTGGCATATTTCTTCCTGAAAAATAACCGGAACATGCAGCGAAGGGGATTTCTCCTGGCAATTCTTCTGCCACTCTCCCTGGCATTGTTGATTTCAAATTCCAGAGCCGCACTTCTCGCTGCCTTCGCCGGTGGTATTACATTCTTTTTGATAGTCTTCCCAAAATACAGGTTCCATTTTTTCGGAGGAGTCATCGTGCTTGTTTTGGCTGCTTTCCTCATTCCTCCCGTTAACGAGTTTCTTTCGCTGATGCTCCGTTTTGAGCGATTTTTGAATGTAAGGGATCATTTGTGGGCTATGTCGTGGGAATCCATCAAAGACCATCCTCTGCTTGGCACGGGTCCTGACCAGTTTAAGGACTACTTCTTCAAGTACATGACCGCCTCAGAAGGAAGCTATGCGGAAATGATGATAAAAAGTCTTTACAAAGAAGCAGGTGACAGCGGTCTCTCCCATAATTTTTTCCTCTTCAGACAGACAGAACTCGGTCTCCCCGGACTTCTTTCAGCTTTTTGGCTGCCGGGAATGTTCATTCTATTCGCTGTAAGGGCAATGAAAGGGTTACGAAATACGGACAGGGATGGTTTTATTCTGGTTGCCGCATCTTTGTCAGTAGGTGTGGGACTTTTTGCGAGGTCAGTCTTCGAATCAATAGGAATTCTTACTCACGGATGGCTGATGGTCGACCTTCCGTTCTGGGTTTGCTTTATGGTGATTGTTTATTTTTACCGGAAGACCCGCCAAATCCAAACAGAAATCCCGAAAAGCTCCCCATAG
- a CDS encoding adenylate/guanylate cyclase domain-containing protein, translated as MQPRKNKSGFVTKLATAAVVALLTILLTGDFFISIKPIKELELKQIDEKFTKRGAVPFKDSTSNVIILEITRNTFKGMPEKYKKWPYPREFFARVINNLNNAGVKAIGVDLLMESSSIFSHEDDSTLINAILAKHNVVVAGKTFDENKNTGGNVQVEVENLKEDYGSFLFPVDSSIGIVQVIADNDGVHRRYYPFAYSQTSKKSVPTFSFAVLNKWFGLSPLTISELSGDHFKLGKNLIPKYDDVSMLVNLYGSSRTFKHVDFIDVLDDSVFNTAEELEYGTSLNIWDDPASGLLHSGMFKDKIVLIGSTLEEDRDVIPVALSTDEKGGSNTIYGVEFHANVIQNIIDGNYINKFPYWAEVLLIIAFVMISFFLTSSLRDLKLRMSWIVEIGSVLLVFLLVFGIRELSNFLFINQKLLLSYVGIDLGIILGYFSSTAYYFILERRQKTQIKGMFSQYVDKSMVDELIANPDKLRLGGEKKFVTVFFSDIAGFSTFSENKEPEELVAFLNQYLSAMTETVIANKGTLDKYIGDAVMAFWGAPIPIENHAQLACKTALTQQEIIKKMQKKWKEEGQPIIDVRIGINTGDMVVGNVGGTQRFDYTVMGDNVNLASRLEGANKAYGTHIMISESTFELVNKEFMTRELDRLVVKGKTLPVKVYELVAEAGAEIDEETKKAMQHYCDAMSKYRIRDFEGALELFNKALETKPDDGPSKVYIERSKHYIESPPDENWDGVFKLTTK; from the coding sequence ATGCAACCCAGGAAAAACAAGTCAGGTTTCGTAACAAAACTTGCCACAGCAGCAGTTGTTGCACTTCTGACAATTCTTCTCACGGGTGACTTTTTTATCTCAATAAAGCCCATCAAAGAGCTTGAACTTAAGCAAATTGATGAGAAATTTACAAAAAGAGGTGCTGTCCCGTTCAAGGACAGCACCTCTAATGTTATTATACTCGAGATAACCCGGAATACTTTTAAGGGCATGCCCGAAAAGTATAAAAAATGGCCCTACCCCCGTGAATTTTTCGCCCGTGTAATTAATAACCTGAATAATGCCGGTGTAAAAGCGATCGGCGTCGACCTTCTTATGGAAAGTTCCAGCATCTTCTCCCATGAAGATGACTCCACATTGATAAATGCCATTCTCGCCAAACACAATGTGGTGGTCGCCGGCAAGACTTTCGACGAGAACAAAAACACCGGAGGCAATGTACAGGTTGAGGTCGAAAACCTGAAGGAAGACTACGGAAGTTTCCTTTTCCCCGTCGACAGTTCGATCGGAATCGTGCAGGTGATAGCAGATAACGATGGTGTTCACCGCCGTTACTACCCCTTTGCCTATTCCCAGACCTCCAAAAAAAGTGTCCCCACTTTCTCATTTGCAGTGTTAAACAAGTGGTTCGGTCTCTCTCCGCTTACCATTTCCGAACTTTCAGGTGACCACTTTAAATTGGGGAAAAATCTGATTCCAAAATACGACGATGTTTCAATGCTGGTAAACCTATACGGTTCATCCCGCACATTCAAGCATGTTGATTTTATAGATGTACTTGATGATTCAGTCTTCAACACCGCTGAGGAACTTGAATACGGTACTTCGTTGAATATTTGGGATGACCCTGCTTCGGGATTGCTCCATTCGGGGATGTTCAAGGATAAGATAGTGCTGATCGGCTCCACACTCGAGGAGGATCGTGATGTTATTCCCGTTGCATTGTCCACTGATGAGAAAGGCGGAAGCAATACTATCTACGGTGTCGAGTTCCACGCCAATGTCATCCAAAACATTATCGATGGAAACTACATCAACAAGTTTCCCTATTGGGCTGAAGTTCTCCTGATAATTGCTTTTGTAATGATCAGTTTTTTCCTGACTTCATCTCTGAGAGATCTGAAACTTCGAATGAGCTGGATCGTCGAGATCGGAAGCGTCTTGCTTGTCTTTCTTCTGGTTTTTGGAATCAGGGAGCTCTCTAACTTTCTTTTCATCAATCAGAAACTCCTCCTCTCGTATGTTGGAATTGACCTCGGAATCATCCTCGGTTATTTTTCGAGTACAGCCTACTACTTCATCCTCGAAAGAAGACAGAAAACACAGATCAAAGGAATGTTTTCACAATATGTCGATAAATCGATGGTTGATGAATTGATTGCCAATCCCGATAAACTTCGACTTGGCGGTGAGAAAAAATTTGTCACGGTCTTCTTTTCTGACATCGCAGGATTCTCAACTTTCTCCGAGAACAAGGAACCGGAAGAGCTGGTGGCATTCCTGAACCAGTATCTCAGTGCGATGACTGAAACTGTTATTGCAAACAAAGGGACTCTCGACAAGTATATCGGCGATGCCGTGATGGCTTTTTGGGGAGCTCCGATTCCGATTGAGAACCACGCCCAACTCGCCTGCAAAACGGCTCTTACCCAGCAGGAAATCATCAAAAAGATGCAGAAAAAGTGGAAAGAGGAAGGTCAGCCGATTATTGATGTGAGAATCGGTATAAACACAGGTGACATGGTTGTTGGAAATGTCGGTGGCACACAAAGATTCGATTACACCGTAATGGGTGACAATGTGAACCTCGCTTCCAGGCTCGAAGGAGCAAACAAAGCCTATGGCACCCACATCATGATCAGCGAGTCAACCTTTGAACTCGTCAACAAGGAGTTCATGACGCGTGAACTCGACCGGCTCGTGGTAAAAGGCAAAACCCTGCCAGTTAAAGTCTATGAACTTGTTGCCGAAGCCGGTGCTGAAATTGATGAGGAGACAAAAAAGGCGATGCAACACTACTGTGATGCCATGTCGAAATATCGTATTCGTGACTTCGAAGGCGCACTCGAACTTTTCAACAAGGCTCTCGAAACCAAACCTGATGACGGACCTTCAAAGGTTTACATCGAAAGGTCGAAACACTATATTGAATCACCTCCTGATGAGAACTGGGATGGCGTCTTTAAACTCACTACAAAATAA
- a CDS encoding MBL fold metallo-hydrolase, with protein sequence MVKSEYPIFWEKEDFSIKIFCSIPAIATGILLRAGETKIVIDPGDGILRDLNEELHPEEILSITDIFITHGHHDHVGGVWSLLTYLRVMRKRSPMNIHYPEGCFEIESIYNAFRTVYGLSTSYPIYLKPIMDSKRFSRHGVSITPFPVKHSEMTGKGNETRLVPAIGFKFGYGGKKICYGGDTAYCDELLHHAKGADLAILEAGEDDESVPGMHMTMEEAERIGKAAKEFFLVHVPQ encoded by the coding sequence ATGGTTAAATCCGAATATCCAATCTTCTGGGAAAAGGAAGATTTCAGTATCAAGATTTTTTGTTCAATTCCTGCCATTGCCACGGGTATTTTACTGCGAGCCGGTGAGACGAAGATAGTAATCGATCCAGGTGACGGGATACTTCGTGATCTTAATGAAGAACTTCACCCGGAGGAGATTTTATCGATCACAGATATTTTTATTACTCATGGTCATCATGATCATGTGGGTGGTGTATGGTCGTTGCTAACCTACCTTCGTGTTATGAGAAAACGCTCGCCAATGAACATCCACTATCCCGAAGGATGCTTCGAGATAGAAAGTATCTATAATGCATTCCGGACCGTTTACGGTCTCAGCACTTCCTACCCGATATACTTAAAGCCAATCATGGACTCGAAACGGTTCTCCCGTCACGGAGTATCAATCACTCCATTCCCCGTAAAGCACAGCGAAATGACAGGAAAAGGAAACGAAACCCGACTTGTGCCCGCCATCGGTTTTAAATTTGGATACGGCGGCAAGAAAATTTGCTACGGTGGTGATACTGCATACTGTGACGAACTTTTGCACCACGCCAAAGGAGCCGACCTTGCAATACTTGAAGCAGGTGAGGACGATGAAAGTGTACCGGGTATGCACATGACGATGGAAGAGGCTGAAAGAATCGGCAAAGCCGCCAAAGAATTTTTCCTTGTCCATGTCCCGCAATAA
- a CDS encoding response regulator — MKQYNHSGSKILVVDDDATNLKYLLIRLTQAGYEVTQSQSGNEALQMLQTFLPDLILLDIKMPGLDGFEVCRIVKAMEETEDIPIIFLTALTDTIDKIKGFQAGGVDYVTKPINFDELNARINAHLTLIKQHRELKASEAKFQMLADFSFDFEYWLNDMNKFNYVSPSAKRITGYEASDFENDPALLRRIIHPEDREKIWKDIESGFDSTEPIMRQFRIVTKSGEIKWIAHKSLIITDKDGKNYGRRASNQDITTLKLVEDALRQSEQELKAANHSKDEFLSILAHDLKSPFTGLIGLSEMMNNYYNELNSDEIREFSSGIYESAKVIYALIENLLTWTRIQSGKLEFEPSETNLRDAVRDVVFASETSALKKNITLLNEVEPGVSIICDRNMLDMILRNIISNAIKFTYYGGEVRISAGLAGNFVNLVIKDSGMGITAENLTKLFKMESIISTTGTNKEQGSGMGLLLTKDFVEIQGGTILIESEPGEGTTVSISLPLHKK; from the coding sequence TTGAAACAGTACAATCATAGCGGCTCAAAAATTCTTGTTGTTGATGATGATGCAACAAATCTTAAGTACCTTCTTATCAGACTGACACAGGCAGGATACGAGGTAACCCAGTCACAATCGGGCAATGAAGCACTTCAGATGCTTCAAACTTTTTTACCTGATCTCATCCTCCTCGATATCAAAATGCCGGGCCTCGACGGTTTTGAGGTTTGCAGGATTGTCAAGGCAATGGAAGAAACTGAGGATATCCCCATAATTTTCCTGACCGCCCTGACTGATACAATCGACAAGATTAAAGGATTTCAAGCCGGCGGTGTTGATTATGTTACCAAACCGATCAACTTCGATGAGCTTAACGCAAGAATAAATGCACACCTCACTCTCATCAAACAGCACAGGGAACTGAAAGCCAGTGAAGCAAAGTTTCAGATGCTCGCAGATTTTTCGTTCGATTTCGAATACTGGCTGAATGACATGAACAAATTCAACTATGTTTCTCCCTCTGCAAAAAGAATAACAGGATATGAAGCCTCGGATTTTGAGAACGACCCTGCACTGCTCAGAAGAATAATTCACCCCGAAGACAGAGAAAAAATCTGGAAGGACATCGAGTCAGGTTTCGATTCCACTGAACCGATTATGCGACAATTCAGAATCGTTACCAAAAGTGGCGAAATCAAGTGGATAGCCCACAAATCCCTCATCATCACAGATAAAGACGGTAAAAACTACGGCAGAAGAGCTTCAAATCAGGACATCACGACCCTGAAACTCGTCGAGGATGCCCTGCGCCAGTCGGAACAGGAACTGAAAGCTGCAAATCATTCCAAGGATGAATTCCTTTCAATCCTCGCTCACGACCTCAAGTCCCCGTTTACAGGATTGATTGGTTTATCAGAGATGATGAACAACTATTATAATGAGCTCAATTCTGATGAAATCCGGGAATTCTCTTCAGGTATTTACGAATCTGCAAAGGTAATCTACGCCCTCATCGAAAATCTCCTTACCTGGACAAGAATTCAGTCGGGTAAACTGGAGTTTGAACCTTCAGAAACCAATTTAAGAGATGCTGTCAGGGATGTGGTTTTCGCGAGTGAAACCAGTGCCCTTAAAAAAAACATCACCTTGCTGAACGAGGTTGAACCGGGTGTCAGCATAATTTGCGACAGAAACATGCTTGATATGATTTTAAGAAACATTATATCGAATGCGATCAAGTTTACATATTACGGAGGTGAAGTCAGGATCTCAGCCGGGCTGGCGGGCAATTTCGTGAATCTTGTGATAAAAGACAGTGGCATGGGAATAACTGCCGAGAATCTTACAAAACTCTTTAAAATGGAGTCAATCATCTCAACCACCGGTACGAACAAGGAACAGGGTTCGGGTATGGGTCTGCTCCTCACAAAAGATTTTGTTGAAATACAGGGTGGTACGATATTAATTGAAAGCGAACCGGGAGAAGGCACAACTGTCTCTATCTCATTGCCGTTACATAAAAAATAA